A stretch of the Salmo salar chromosome ssa20, Ssal_v3.1, whole genome shotgun sequence genome encodes the following:
- the LOC106580971 gene encoding ADP-ribosylation factor-like protein 14, with amino-acid sequence MGLHGSKHPHQAQIVMLGLDGSGKSTLLYKLKYNESVITVPTVGFNVEMLETEARGPGLTVWDVGGQQRMRPHWKHHYPGTEALVFVVDSWDRRRLDEAKKELHQVLRSRSLKSLPLVVLANKQDLPGAASPQEITHRLDLRRVYGNRDWFVQPCSGKTGVGLEEGFRRVAYLLKTSLKQTKADIKNTVKQLKPKAITLMTKTQGLGCS; translated from the exons ATGGGACTGCATGGGTCTAAACACCCTCATCAGGCTCAGATTGTGATGCTGGGCCTGGACGGCTCGGGGAAGTCCACCCTGCTCTACAAGCTCAAGTACAACGAGTCTGTCATCACCGTGCCCACCGTGGGCTTCAACGTGGAGATGCTGGAGACGGAGGCGAGGGGTCCGGGGTTGACCGTGTGGGACGTGGGAGGCCAGCAGAGGATGAGGCCCCACTGGAAGCACCACTACCCGGGCACGGAGGCCCTCGTGTTTGTGGTGGACAGCTGGGACCGCAGGCGTTTGGATGAGGCAAAGAAAGAGCTCCATCAG GTGCTGAGGAGCAGGAGTCTAAAAAGCCTTCCTCTGGTGGTGCTGGCCAATAAGCAGGACCTCCCCGGGGCAGCAAGCCCACAGGAGATCACCCACAGGTTGGACCTGAGGAGGGTATATGGAAACAGGGATTGGTTTGTCCAGCCGTGCTCTGGGAAGACTGGTGTGGGCCTGGAGGAAGGCTTCAGAAGGGTTGCCTATCTGTTGAAGACTTCACTAAAGCAGACTAAGGCAGATATAAAGAACACAGTAAAACAACTGAAACCCAAAGCCATTACGCTGATGACCAAGACTCAAGGCCTGGGCTGCAGCTAA